From the Marinobacter sp. es.048 genome, the window TTTGAAGAAGCGTAAGCGTATGTTGTCTGTCAGACCAGATTTTAAGGAGTAGCTATGTTTCGGATTCACGTTGAACAGATTATTGGCAAGGACATCGAGACAGTCTTTGAGGCCATCTCCGACCACGCTCGCTATGATCGGTTTCCAGGGGTTGGCAAGTCTCTACTGATCGAGGAAGGTAGAGACGAGAAAAATGGCACTGGCGCCCTTCGGATTATCGGAGCCGGCCGGCTTGAGCTGACCGAGCGCATTACTAAGTTTGAACGGCCAAACAGGATGCACTATCGCATCGAACAATCGAGCCCCTTCTCTGTCCAGCACACAAAGGGGGAAATTGTTTTAATGCCCGAGGGGGAACAGACCCGGGTGACCTGGATTTCAGAAGGGCACGTGCAGGTACCGCTGCTTGGCCGGGTAATGGACCGATTGGCTGAGCGCAGTTTCTCGAAAGCCTTCAGATCTCTGCTAAGGGCCATTGAGCGGCTTTAAGGCGCTCTACAACTCAGCCGAGATCGAAAAGGTGCTAGGTTGGGATCTGCCTGCTGCGGAGTGCATATTTCAGATCCGCGATCTCATTCCTCAATCACGTCCCGTTCGAATCGGCCAAGCACTACCACAATGATTAGTGCCAACACGGTTACCATGCTGGCAAGAACCAGAGTGCCCAGACCACAGGCGACCCCGATGGCTCCGGAAATCCAGATAGAGGCACCGGTGGTGATGCCCTGAACGCTGCCCCGGCCTTGAATAATGCAACCGGCACCGAGGAAACCGATCCCGCCGATCACACCTTCAACGATCCGCGAAGGATCGATACGTGCAGAGGGGTCGCCTTCTGCCGTTGTCATCAGGATGTGAAGGCCAATCAGAATGAATGCGGCAGCACCCACTGAAACAAGCATGTGAGAGCGCAACCCTGCGGGTTTGCCGCGCAGTTCCCGCTCAAGCCCCAGAAGTAGTGCCAGTCCTGCAGCCATCAACAGACGGACGAAAATGTCCATTGCCGGGATTTCGCTCTCGAACATGCTTGATCTCCTGCGGACAATCCAACTCAGTGTTCGCGGCCCGGTCAGCCGCTAGACTTTTGGTCCTTTGCCGCGAAAGACGTTCACAACCAGTGACACGACCAGCAGTGCCAGGAAGATGAAGAACAGGATCTTCGCAAAGCCGGCGGCCGTTCCTGCGATACCTCCAAAACCCAGAACGCCGGCAATGATCGCAATTACCAGACAGACGATAGCCCAATAGAGCATTTCCTATCCTCCTTTTTAGAGCCGTCTTTAAAACATGGCACGCGGATGCTTTATGCGCAAATTTCAGACGTGCTTGTGAAAGGATAGTAACGGGGCATCCATTAGAGCTCGACAAACCGCGGCACAACCATGAGCCCGACACCCACTGCCAGCATTTCCCAGGCGCTGCTGGCCAGGTACGGATACAAGATCAGGGCAATACCGCAGTATCGCGTGACGATGGTTTTCCTGCGCCGACCATACATGAAATATCCGAAACCGATGCAGCCGAACAGCAGTGCCAGGAAGATGTCAGCGGTTTCCATGCGATGAAGGCCTCCGTTGCGTTTGCTCGCAAAGACCTATGGTAGCTCAGGCCGAACTGATGCAGGGGAGGTACATGATCTCCAGGGAGCGAACAATTTTTAGCCACTTCAGGTATAATGGCCGGCCAATGATGTTAATCAAGCCATCCTGACCTGGATACTACTATGAGCAAGAAACCCGAGAAAGTAACCCTGACGTCTGCCGCGATTGAAGAACAAACCGCCGCCTTTTTGAAAGCGGGCGGATCTGTTGAATATGTCGGCAAGGGCAAAAGCGGACAAGTTGCCACCACGGGTTCAAAGCAGATCAGCCTGAAAAAGTAACGTCTATCTCAGTGGCGAGGATTGCTCTGTTCGGGAGAAGACTCGTCATCTGAGGCGTTATCATTCGATGTGAGGTAGTAATCTTTCTCATCGAAAGTCTTTACATCAGGATCTTCAACGTAGTTTTTGCGTTTGCCCCGATATAGCCAGACGGCGATGATCGAGACAATAATCGCGAGTACAATCCACTTCATCTACATTTCCTCCGCAAGGTCATCGTTCTTATATTGAGGACCTTCCAGAGTGATCCGTCAATGTTAGTTGCACAGACGCTACACCCTGGGCCTACCGGCAGACCTGCACACTATCGCCCAGCGCCAGCTCGCAATGGTCTTGAGAGGTTTGGAAGGCCATTTGAGCAAAATGCCATTCGCGCCTTTACTTGATGTATGGACAGCAAAGGTGTCGTACAGATGATGGTGGAATCATTCGGTGCAGATTTGATTGAGCAGCTCCGTTGAAATCTTGGCGATGCCTTTCAGGCAGTGTCAGGCGAGAATCTCGACTGGGGTGCGCTGGTGGTTATTATTGCGCAGTTCGGGGTTTCGCCTGAGGTTCTCAAGGTCATGGCGAGGGCAGGTTTCATGGTGCTCGGTTTCTATGTCGTCTGGGTAGTTTTCCGGCGGCTGATCAAGGACGGCACTTCACGCTATCGAATGGATCCTTCCATCCGGCAACTGGTCCAGAATCTGTTTGCGGTTATCGCCGGTCTGGGCATCGTCGGTATTGCCGTCGGTTTTGCAGGTCGCTGGTATGGAGCCCCGTGTTTTGCTCAAGAGCCTCGGTGATTCGTCGGTGAACCTTGAAGTCAAAGTGTGGATAACGCCCGACAATCTGGATGTGCGGCCCAGAATCATGGCCGATATTCTGGAGCAGATGAAAGAAGCGCTGGATGCAGCCGGTATAGAGATTCCCTTCCCTCATTTGCAGCTGTTCATTGACGATGCAAAGGGACTTAAGCCGGTTCTCGAACCCCTCTACAGCAGGCGGGGATAAAACTGACTATCCCCGCAGGTTGACTTGGTGTCGCGCTTATTTTGGCGTATTTACGCTTCGGCCAGCTTCTTGAACCACTCCACGCCGAACCGAACCCCGAACCCTTGCACGTCCGTCGGGATGTGGGCCAGGCCGCCCTTGTGGGTGCCGGAGGACGCCATATCGACGTGTATCCACCCGATGTCTTTGTCCACGAAGCGCCCAAGCAGGCGTGCTGCGTATATGTGATCGCCAGGGCCTGCTGTTCGGCACTGCAGGGTGTCGGCAACTTTTGACTCCAGGTCTTCGTCGTAATCGTCTTCATAGGGGAACGGCCAGACTCGCTCACCGCATTTTTCTCCGGCCTCGATTATGGGCCCCACCCATTCACGGCGATTGGTCAGGGCACCGGCCATCCGTTGCCCCAGAGCGGCTACAACCGCGCCCGTCAGCGTTGCATAGTCAATGATTGCCCGAGGTTTACCCCGGGACACCAGTGCCAGAGTATCGGAAAGAACCATTCGTCCCTCCGCATCGGTGTTTATCAGTTCAATGGTCGTGCCATCGAGGGCCGTGATGACATCGTTGCACTTAACGGCGCGAGGCCCGATGTGGTTTTCGGCAAGCGCGAGCCAGCAATCTACCGGTTGCGACAGCTTGAGGCGGGTAATGGCCACAAAAGCGCCAAGCGCAACCGCGCTGCCCTGCATATCACCGTGCATGCCAAGCATGCTGCCACCGACCTTCAGGTTGCTTCCACCGGTGTCAAAACAGATCCCTTTGCCCACCAGGGCGAGAGGTTTGCCCTCGGCACCGTCGGGACGGTATTTCAGGTGTAGTATGCCTGCGTCCCTCACCGGGCTTGCTTCGACAACGGAGAGAAATGCCCCGGCTCCAAGCTTTTCCAGTTCGTCCCGGTCGTAAAAATGGTGCTCCCAGCCTTCCTTTTTTGCCAGGGACTCGGCCAACTCCCGATAAATGCCGGGAGTCAGGTAGTTGCCTGGTAAATGGGTCAGCCACCGGGCCAGGTTATTGCCTTCAGCTGTTGCTTCAACGTGCCCGAAGTCTGCATGTTGAAATCCAGTGCCGTAAAAGCGGATAGCCCCAAGCGTTTTCGGTGTCGGTGGGGTGCCCGAAATGCGAGGCAACTGGAACAGAGCTGCATGGACAGCCGCCAGTAGCGCCTCTGCCATAGTCCGAGCGGACGAATCATCATTTAAAAAAGAAATAACCGTGAGTTCTGAGGGTCGTTCTGCCAGTAATGGTCCAATCACTTTGCGGGCCAGAGTCAGGGCTTTGAAAGTCTGAATAGCTTCGGGCACAGAGACCGCCGCGGCGCGACCACCATGGGGTGTGGAGACATGCACCGGGTTTTCGGTTTCCGGGTACCTTGACAGCGTCTGGGTAAGAAAATCACCCCAGGGTGTCGATTCGATTGCGTCTCGATCAGCGTCGGGAAGCAGAATGACAATGCCCGTCGTGGGCTCAAAATCCCAGGATGCGGGGTTGCCTTCCGCGCTACTTATCAATATCTCTTGTAACTCCGGGAGTTCAGGCGTCATAGGAAGATTCCTTGAGAAGTTTTCGTACTCGTGGGCGGAGTATAGCTAGTTAAATAGCCTTTAAGGGTCTAGGTTAATCAGTATGGAAACTGAATTCCGCGTTTGGCTGGGACACTCCAGTCTGACGCATCGGGTTGTTGCCAATGCCCTGTGCGTTATTTTGAATACAAAGGTTTAACTTATGGCGATCACACCGGAATCCAAAATGTCGCAGGAAGTGCTGGCCTGGCGCGACCCTTCCATGGACTCGGTTCTCGGAACGGAAACACCCAAGGATCCAAGCAAGGGCTATATTGCCCTTCTTGGCTGGAGTATTAATGCGATCAAGGCGGCTCAGAAGTTTGATCGCCGCTATATCGTGGTGGCCCCGGATTGGGCTGCGGATTTTTGTACCGCCAACAATATACCTTTCATCGCCTGGGATTTTGTTCGCCTGAACGATCGCTCCATGGAAATCGCTGAAAAGCTGAAAGCCGAAGGCGTGGATGTCGCCGTCCCGCTGTTCGAGGAGACAGTTGAATGGTCCGGGGCGATCAATTCCGTGCTGCTCGACAATCCCCGTATGTATGGCCAGTCGATTCTGTTCCGGGACAAGGCGCTGATGAAGCGTCGCGCGCAGCTTGGCGGGATTCGTGTCGGGATCTTCGAAGAAGCTCATGAAAAAGAGGACATCATCCGATTCATGAAGCGGGTTAACCAGACGTTGCTCAAGCTTGACGGTGATCCTGACGACCCGATTCACGTGAAGGCATTCGACAAAGCGGGCTGCCTTGGCCACCGCATGATCCGGACACTGGAAGAGATCGAAATGATTCCGGATGAGGAATACCCGCTTCTCATGGAGAGTCACCTGGATGGCTGGGAGTTTGCGGTTGAAGCCTGGATCCACAATGGAAAGATCCAGTTCCTGAATATTTCAGAGTACGTCACCCTGGGCTATTCAGTATTTGTGCCCGCAACCAAGGAACTCGAAAGCTGGCGGGACGCGATTACCAAGCAGATCGAGTTGCTGATCAAGACATTTGATATCCAGTTTGGGCTGATTCATCCGGAGTACTTCGTGACCAGCGACGGTACCATGTACTTCGGTGAGGTTGCCTACCGTCCACCGGGGTTCAAGGCATTTGAACTGATTGAACGGGCTTATGGATTCAATGCCTACCAGGCCTCCATGCTTGTGTTTGACCCCAAGAGCACCAAAGAAGAGGTCGATGCCTTCTTCCCTCGCGAAGTGGTCGATGCCAAGGGCTATGCAGGCTGTTTTGGTGTCTATCCGAGACGTCGAGTGGTCAGCAGGCTGGAAATGCCCAAAGAGTGCATTGAACATCCTTACTTTGAGTCGCACGAATTGATGGAGCCGACAGAGGAGATGGTACCGGACCGATCTGCTTTCGGCACTCATTGGGGGCTTGTGTTCTTCTTCGGGGATGACCCGATCAAGATGCGAGACTTGCTGAAAGCCCAGGAAGATCTGGATTTCTACGTTTAAAGGCCAATCGGTTAGTCGGTAGCTACCAACTCTCTGAGAAAGGCCGCGCATCCAGCTCGAAAGTCCAGGCTGAGCGTGGCTGGTTGTGTAGCTGCCAATAGATTTCCGCGAGGTCGTCGGGCTCGATAATACCGTCTTCGCCTTTGCTCGCATAAAGCTCTGGCAAAAATTCTGCAGTGGCCTCATTGCGGATGAGGCCATCCACGACCACGGAATCCCTTGCGGGCCCAGTTCCCTCGCCATGCTTTGCGCCAGGGCGCGCAGCGCATGTTTACCGCCGGCAAAGGCTGCAAAGCCGCGCCCGCCGCGCAGGCTGGCGGAGGCGCCGGTGAAGAGGATTGTGCCTTCATTGCGTTGCAGCATTTTCTTTGCGACCCCGCGCCTGCGGGTGACCACAAGGTGGAACCCTTCTCGTGCGAAGCGCCGGGCGATGGCAGAACCGAGGTGGTCTCCAGCCCCGATGATTAGAGCAACTGGTTTGTCTGTTGTTGTCATTTTGCCACCTGCGGTGAGACCGTTATCTTTTGGTTTGAATAATATCGGCGATCTTTTCAGCAATCATGATCGTCGGGGCGTTGGTGTTTCCACCAATCAAAGTCGGCATGATCGAAGCGTCGACCACTCGCAAACCCTCAAGCCCGTGAACCTTGAGGCTCGGGTCAACCACGGCCAGATCATCTATGCCCATCTTGCAGGTGCCTACCGGGTGATAGATCGTATCCGCCCGGTCGCGGATGTGGCGTGTCCATTCCTCATCACTCATGCCGTCGTGAACGCCGAACATTTCGGATTGGCGGTACGGCGAGAGTGCAGGCCCTTCCAGAATCTCCCGGGTGATTTTTGCGCCTTTGATGATTAAGTCCAGGTCGTCTGGATCGGACAGATAATTGGGGTCGATGCCGGGATCCGCCATTGGATCGTCGCTGAGCAGAAAAACGCGTCCCCGGGATTTTGGCCGCAGGTTGCAGACGTGGCAACTGAAGCCGTGCCCCCAATGCAGTTTACGGGCGTGATCCTCTACGATGGAAACTACGAAGTGCAGCTGCAGGTCCGGTTTTTCCTCTCGCGGGTCAGATTTCAGGAATGCCGCCCCCTCTGCAAACGGTGAGGCAATCATACCCGTTCCATCCGTTCGCCATTGCAGGGAATGGCGGAGCATGTTTTTCATGCCCGTTAAACTGAAACCAAAGTTATCGGTATCCGCGGACTTGTAGGCGAGAATGAAGTCCAGATGATCCTGCAGATTGCGCCCGACGCCCGGCAGCTCGTGGACCATGGGAATACCATGAGGGAGGATGTCGTCGGGGTTTCCCACTCCGGATAGCTGGAGTAACTGCGGGGAGCCGAAGGCGCCCGCGGAGAGGATCACCTCACGGTTCGCTGAGACTGTATGGGTTTGTCCCTTGAGGCAATACTCAACGCCTGAAGCACGTTTTCCGGTAAACAGAATTCGGGTCGCACGAGCTCCGGTCACAACCTTGAGGTTGTTGCGCTGTTCCATAATCGGATACAAATACGCCGCAGAGGTAGAGCAGCGTTCACCATTGCGTTCGGTGTCATGAAACTGAGTAACCTCATAGAGGCCAACGCCCTCATTGTCGCCGGTATTGAAATCGTCGCTTGCGGGATAGCCTCGCTCTTTAGCCGCTTCGATAAAGGCTTCGGAAATGGGCCTTGGTGATCGCTGTTTGCAAACATGCAGTGGGCCATCGGCCCCGTGATGTTCATTGGACCCGCCTTCATGGCACTCCGCTTTGCGGAAGTAGGGCAAAACCTCGTCCCATCCCCAGCCGTCGCAACCCAGCTCGGCCCATCTATCATAATCCGCCCTGTGTCCACGCACATACAGCATCGCGTTGATCAGGCTGGAACCGCCCAGCCCCCTGCCTCTGGGCTGGAATCCGCGACGTCCAGCCAGCTCCCGCTGCTGCTCTGTATTGAACGCCCAGTTATTGATCTTGCCATGGCCGGGCATGATCGCGACTACACCAGCTGGTGCGCGGGTCAACAAGTGATCGCCCTTGCCGCCTGCCTCCAGGAGACAGGCGCTGACATCAGGGTTCTCACTCAATCGCGCCGCCATCACAGCGCCAGCCGATCCGCCACCTACAATGATGTAATCGAAAATCATACGGTCCCCAGTTCCTGTTTTTGTTTTGGCTGTACGCTTTTCTGAGCCAGAAAAGGCAGCAGTCAACGAGATGCAGGATCAAGGTTAGACCATTGCTTGGCGGAGTGCCTCTCAGGGGATGGACAGACTGCTGAAAGCATAGGATGCTATGCTGATCCGAGAATAAACAACAAAAGAGGATGTGCAATGGCTTTCGCTGAGGTAGATGGTCAACGGCTTTACTACGAGGACACTGGCGGGACTGGACCGGTTGTGGTGTTCTCGCACGGTCTGCTGATGGACCACGAAATGTTTGCTCCGCAGGTGTCGGCGTTTCGCGACCGTTTTCGTTGCATCACATGGGATGAGCGGGGGCATGGGCACACCGCCGTTGCCCAGCCAGAGCCCTTCAGTTACTACGATTCCGCAGATGACCTTGCCGCACTACTTACGCACCTGGGTATAGAAAAAGCCGTTCTGGTGGGGATGTCTCAAGGTGGCTTCCTGTCACTCCGGTGCGCTCTGACTCATCCGGAGCGGGTGATCGGCCTGGTGATGCTTGATAGCCAGGCAGGTACTGAGCAGGAAGAAAAGCTACCCCTGTACCAGCAACTGATAAGCTCTTTCATGGAGCAGGGGCTGACCCCGGAAGTCGGTACCACCATTGCCAACATCATCCTGGGAAGTGATTACCCTGACAGTGACCATTGGAAGGAAAAGTGGAAAATGATGTCGGCGGCTAACATCGGCAACAACTTCCAGACGCTGGCAAGCCGCGATGACCTGACAGAACGTCTCTCAGACGTTTCCCAGCCCACGCTCATTATCCATGGTGATGCTGACATAGCGATTCCGATGGAGCGGGCACAGATGATGGCGGACAAAATCCCGGATGCCGAACTGGTCGCGATTCCCGGTGCCGGGCATGCTGCAAATCTGTCGCACCCGGATCCGGTTAATCAGGCATTGGATAATTTTCTGGCGCGTTTATTTTCCGAAGGGTAATAGCCCAGAGCCTCAGAGGCCCGGGGCAGGGTGTTGAGCACTAACAGATTGCCGGACTTCAGGCGAAGTCGTAATCACCGCCTTTCTCGAGCGCCTTCTGGTAAGCCGGCCGGGCATGAACGCGTTTGACCCACCCGGTGATGTGAGGCCGGTTCCTGCCGACGATGCCTCTGGCTACGGAGGCCTCAAGCGGGAAGCTCATCTGAATATCCGCCGCGCTCAGGTTGTCACCCAGAAACCAGGTGTTTTTCGCCAGATGGCTTTCCACGAAATCCAGGTGGGCCTTGATCATGGGGCCGATAAACATTTCGTTGGTTTTGTCCGAAATGCCTTTGGCGACGGGCTTGACGAAGAACGGCATTGGGCTGGTCTTTACCTTTTCGAAGACAAGGCGCAACACCAGTGGCGGCATTAATGAGCCTTCGGCGTAATGCAGCCAGTAGGTGTAGTCGAGCCAGGCCTGACCGCCGCTCTCCGGCAGCATGGTGTCTTTGCCGTAGGTATGGGCCAGATATTCAATAATGGCGCCGGATTCGGCCACCACCAGATCACCGTCGGTGATCACTGGAGATTTTCCCAGCGGGTGTACCTTTTTGAGGCTTTCAGGAGCCAGCATGGTCTTGGGATCACGCTGGTAGTGCTTGATCTCGTAGGGAACACCCAGTTCTTCCAGCATCCAGAGAACACGCTGTGAGCGGGAATTGTTGAGGTGGTGGACTGTAATCATGCGCAAGCTCCGTTCGCATTGAAAAATGGTCGGGTGTGAAGAGTAGTCTTCAAAGAGCGTTTTGGTTCACCGCTCAAGGCGATTGAGTGGCTAATGTCGATGGCGCAGCGCAAAGCCGTGGCGTTTGAGCTCTTTGAGAATCTCGGGCACCTTGAAGGGCATTAACGTCCGGGTTGTTTTTAGAAGGCTGATGGCGAGATGCATTCGCTTGTACCAGAGTAACTGGCGAATCTTTTTCTTCATGGGGTGATAGCCTTCCAGGTAAAGCTCGTCAACACGGTCTGCGTTGTTGGTGAGGCTGTAGTCGCTCAGGTCCAGCGGTACTGATATATCGGCGTTTTTCAGCTGCTTGCGGGTGTTGAAGTCGATGCCGATGTTGATGGCGTTGGTGATGACATCGAAGGTGTTGTCCGGTTTCGGGTACCGGCTAACATGGCTGAGATCAACCGCTACTGTAATCCCGGCGCCCATTTTCGCTAAAGGCGAAATGGGGACGTTTTCAACCAGCCCGCCGTCGACCAGGGTTCGGCCATCAATCTCAACCGGTACAAACAGGCCGGGTACCGCCATGGAGGCGCAAACGACATCCGCCAGGTTGCCTTCCCGGAAGATCAACTGTTCGCCGGTTTCGATATCCGTTGCACAGATTGCCAGTGGGATCTCGGCGTCTTCGATCCGGACATCCCCGAGATCCCGGTGGATCATCTCCCGAATGGCGTGGGTGCTGAACAGGCCGCCACGCTCAAAGGTAAAGTTGATGATTTTCGAGAGGTTCAGCGTCGAGCAGATGGAAAGGATGGATTCCGCCGGGCGACCGAAGGCGTAGTAGCTTGCGATCAGTGCGCCTGCACTGGTGCCGGCAATGCAGTGAATCTTGATTTGCTCTTCTTCAAACGCTTTCAGCACACCAATGTGCGCAATGCCCTTTGCCGCGCCGCCCCCCAGGGCCAGGCCGATTCGGGTATTAAATGGGTTGAGTTTCATGGTCGTAGGCCTGTTAACGTTTTCGCGGAGGTAAGCGTTTGAACAAGTCTACCAGAGTAACTGGCGTGATTAATTCAGCAGGATGCCAACGAGCGCGGATCTGCGTTTATCGGGGTAAATTTCGTGGGCTTTTGAGAACAAGTTGGAAATTTTAATTCTTAGAGTTCAAAATATTGGTGTAGCACTTAAGGAGGTAAATTTTCCAACCGACTGCCGGGTTACGCAGTCAAAGGAGTCCTCACATTGGGTGACATCATCAAAGATGATTATCAGACCGACTACGTGGCGGGTCAGGATAATATCGAGAAATTCGGGTTTGATATCCACAACATTGTTTTCCCGTTAACCGCTATCCTGATCGTTGCTTTTGTTGTCGGAACACTCATTTTTCCTTCGGGTGCAAAGGAATTGCTCGATAGCGCCAAGAATGGTGCGATCGCTATCTTCGACTGGGGCTTTCTTCTCAGTGCAAATCTGTTTGTTCTGTTCTGCCTGGCCCTGATTTTCATGCCGGTGGGCAAGATCCGGATTGGCGGTATTGATGCCAAGCCGGAATTCTCCATGCTTTCCTGGTTTGCCATGCTGTTTGCGGCAGGCATGGGCACAGGGCTGATGTTCTGGTCGGTCGCTGAGCCAGTTGCCTATTACACCGACTGGTATGGAACGCCTCTTGGCGTTGAGCCTAACACCGCAGAAGGTGCGCGCCTGGCGATGGGTGCAACCATGTATCACTGGGGTCTGCATCCCTGGGCTATTTACGCGATTGTCGGACTTTCGCTGTCTTTCTTTGCCTTTAACAAGGGCCTGCCGTTAACCATTCGCTCTGCATTCTTCCCGATTCTCGGGGATAAGGTCTGGGGCTGGCCCGGTCATGTGATCGATACTGTGTCTGTTCTGGCGACGATTTTTGGTCTTGCGACCTCGCTCGGCTTTGGCGCCCAGCAGGCCGCATCGGGTATTTCCTATCTGTTTGGTATCGAAGGTGGCCTGAATATTCAGGTGGGTGTGATTGCAGGTGTCACGGCTGTCGCAACCTTATCGGTAATTCGCGGCATTCACGGCGGTGTCCGGATTTTGAGTAACGCCAACATGGTGATGGCGGGGTTGCTGCTCGTGTTTGTGATGTTTGCCGGACCCACGCTGGCGGTGTTCCAGTGGCTCTGGGATACGTCGGTGTCCTACGCATCCAACATGTTTGCTCTCAGCAACCCGTTCGGTCGGGAGGAAGACACGACCTGGTTCCATGGCTGGACAGTATTCTACTGGGCCTGGTGGATTTCCTGGTCACCGTTCGTGGGCATGTTTATCGCGCGGGTGTCCCATGGTCGCACGGTGCGCGAATTTGTCACCGCCGTGCTGATTATCCCCACGATTATCACACTGTTCTGGATGAGCGCTTTCGGCGGCGGTGCCCTCCACCAGGTTCAGAACGACATTGGCGTTTTGGCGTCTGAGGGGCTTACCGAGGTATCGCTGGCGATGTTCCAGGCGCTTGAGAACATTTCATTGTCGGGGATTACATCGTTCATCGGGATCACTCTGGTGTTGACCTTCTTCGTGACCTCCTCGGATTCCGGTTCACTGGTGATCGATAGCATCACCTCAGGTGGTAAGACTGACGCCCCGAAGGCACAGCGGATTTTCTGGGCGGTTATTGAAGGTTCGATTGCCGGGGTGCTGCTGTTTGTAGGCGGTAAAGAAGCGCTGGGCGCGCTGCAGGCCGGCGCCCTGAGTGTTGGGCTGCCCTTTACTCTGGTGCTGTTGGTGATGATGTACAGTCTGT encodes:
- a CDS encoding patatin-like phospholipase family protein — protein: MKLNPFNTRIGLALGGGAAKGIAHIGVLKAFEEEQIKIHCIAGTSAGALIASYYAFGRPAESILSICSTLNLSKIINFTFERGGLFSTHAIREMIHRDLGDVRIEDAEIPLAICATDIETGEQLIFREGNLADVVCASMAVPGLFVPVEIDGRTLVDGGLVENVPISPLAKMGAGITVAVDLSHVSRYPKPDNTFDVITNAINIGIDFNTRKQLKNADISVPLDLSDYSLTNNADRVDELYLEGYHPMKKKIRQLLWYKRMHLAISLLKTTRTLMPFKVPEILKELKRHGFALRHRH
- a CDS encoding MgtC/SapB family protein — translated: MFESEIPAMDIFVRLLMAAGLALLLGLERELRGKPAGLRSHMLVSVGAAAFILIGLHILMTTAEGDPSARIDPSRIVEGVIGGIGFLGAGCIIQGRGSVQGITTGASIWISGAIGVACGLGTLVLASMVTVLALIIVVVLGRFERDVIEE
- a CDS encoding DUF1328 domain-containing protein; translation: MLYWAIVCLVIAIIAGVLGFGGIAGTAAGFAKILFFIFLALLVVSLVVNVFRGKGPKV
- a CDS encoding SRPBCC family protein, with translation MFRIHVEQIIGKDIETVFEAISDHARYDRFPGVGKSLLIEEGRDEKNGTGALRIIGAGRLELTERITKFERPNRMHYRIEQSSPFSVQHTKGEIVLMPEGEQTRVTWISEGHVQVPLLGRVMDRLAERSFSKAFRSLLRAIERL
- a CDS encoding M17 family metallopeptidase, whose protein sequence is MTPELPELQEILISSAEGNPASWDFEPTTGIVILLPDADRDAIESTPWGDFLTQTLSRYPETENPVHVSTPHGGRAAAVSVPEAIQTFKALTLARKVIGPLLAERPSELTVISFLNDDSSARTMAEALLAAVHAALFQLPRISGTPPTPKTLGAIRFYGTGFQHADFGHVEATAEGNNLARWLTHLPGNYLTPGIYRELAESLAKKEGWEHHFYDRDELEKLGAGAFLSVVEASPVRDAGILHLKYRPDGAEGKPLALVGKGICFDTGGSNLKVGGSMLGMHGDMQGSAVALGAFVAITRLKLSQPVDCWLALAENHIGPRAVKCNDVITALDGTTIELINTDAEGRMVLSDTLALVSRGKPRAIIDYATLTGAVVAALGQRMAGALTNRREWVGPIIEAGEKCGERVWPFPYEDDYDEDLESKVADTLQCRTAGPGDHIYAARLLGRFVDKDIGWIHVDMASSGTHKGGLAHIPTDVQGFGVRFGVEWFKKLAEA
- a CDS encoding ATP-grasp domain-containing protein, with the protein product MAITPESKMSQEVLAWRDPSMDSVLGTETPKDPSKGYIALLGWSINAIKAAQKFDRRYIVVAPDWAADFCTANNIPFIAWDFVRLNDRSMEIAEKLKAEGVDVAVPLFEETVEWSGAINSVLLDNPRMYGQSILFRDKALMKRRAQLGGIRVGIFEEAHEKEDIIRFMKRVNQTLLKLDGDPDDPIHVKAFDKAGCLGHRMIRTLEEIEMIPDEEYPLLMESHLDGWEFAVEAWIHNGKIQFLNISEYVTLGYSVFVPATKELESWRDAITKQIELLIKTFDIQFGLIHPEYFVTSDGTMYFGEVAYRPPGFKAFELIERAYGFNAYQASMLVFDPKSTKEEVDAFFPREVVDAKGYAGCFGVYPRRRVVSRLEMPKECIEHPYFESHELMEPTEEMVPDRSAFGTHWGLVFFFGDDPIKMRDLLKAQEDLDFYV
- a CDS encoding GMC family oxidoreductase, which translates into the protein MIFDYIIVGGGSAGAVMAARLSENPDVSACLLEAGGKGDHLLTRAPAGVVAIMPGHGKINNWAFNTEQQRELAGRRGFQPRGRGLGGSSLINAMLYVRGHRADYDRWAELGCDGWGWDEVLPYFRKAECHEGGSNEHHGADGPLHVCKQRSPRPISEAFIEAAKERGYPASDDFNTGDNEGVGLYEVTQFHDTERNGERCSTSAAYLYPIMEQRNNLKVVTGARATRILFTGKRASGVEYCLKGQTHTVSANREVILSAGAFGSPQLLQLSGVGNPDDILPHGIPMVHELPGVGRNLQDHLDFILAYKSADTDNFGFSLTGMKNMLRHSLQWRTDGTGMIASPFAEGAAFLKSDPREEKPDLQLHFVVSIVEDHARKLHWGHGFSCHVCNLRPKSRGRVFLLSDDPMADPGIDPNYLSDPDDLDLIIKGAKITREILEGPALSPYRQSEMFGVHDGMSDEEWTRHIRDRADTIYHPVGTCKMGIDDLAVVDPSLKVHGLEGLRVVDASIMPTLIGGNTNAPTIMIAEKIADIIQTKR
- a CDS encoding glutathione S-transferase family protein, with product MITVHHLNNSRSQRVLWMLEELGVPYEIKHYQRDPKTMLAPESLKKVHPLGKSPVITDGDLVVAESGAIIEYLAHTYGKDTMLPESGGQAWLDYTYWLHYAEGSLMPPLVLRLVFEKVKTSPMPFFVKPVAKGISDKTNEMFIGPMIKAHLDFVESHLAKNTWFLGDNLSAADIQMSFPLEASVARGIVGRNRPHITGWVKRVHARPAYQKALEKGGDYDFA
- a CDS encoding mechanosensitive ion channel family protein, which gives rise to MLKSLGDSSVNLEVKVWITPDNLDVRPRIMADILEQMKEALDAAGIEIPFPHLQLFIDDAKGLKPVLEPLYSRRG
- a CDS encoding alpha/beta fold hydrolase; the protein is MAFAEVDGQRLYYEDTGGTGPVVVFSHGLLMDHEMFAPQVSAFRDRFRCITWDERGHGHTAVAQPEPFSYYDSADDLAALLTHLGIEKAVLVGMSQGGFLSLRCALTHPERVIGLVMLDSQAGTEQEEKLPLYQQLISSFMEQGLTPEVGTTIANIILGSDYPDSDHWKEKWKMMSAANIGNNFQTLASRDDLTERLSDVSQPTLIIHGDADIAIPMERAQMMADKIPDAELVAIPGAGHAANLSHPDPVNQALDNFLARLFSEG